DNA sequence from the Edaphobacter lichenicola genome:
ATTACGCCGAGGGAGACGGAGCAGTCGGGGATTCCTAATCCTTGTACCTCTTGTCATACGGATAAGTCGACGGCCTGGGCTACGAAGGAGTTGAGGGGTTGGGGGACTACTTCGCCGTGGCGGGTGGGGAATTAGTTTTTTCTTTTGCGCTTGAGAGGCTCGGCTGGGAGGGGGGGGGTATACCCAGGGGTTAAAGCCCCTTTTCTTTTTTGTCTTGAGAGACCCAAGGCTGAAGCCTTGGGGTACCTAGAGGCAAAGGCAACCGCAAATGCAACAGGGTTGAAAAGCTTACATTCCCACCCATCGCAAAGTGCGCGATGGATGGGGCACCCTGTTGGTCGTGGCTGGTGGTTGAGAACAGACAACCGATTCGTTGTGTGGCTGGGCGGGTGGCAACGGCAAATGCGGGGCTCTCAAGTTGTGGCGGCAAAGTGCTTGGGTATCTTCTACAATTCGAGTTTGGGAGATGGCCATTGAGGAAGAGAGAGTTTTTGGGGAGTGGCGCTTGTTTGGTGCGGCGTGTTTCTTGGGTGATGTCTTCGGTGATAGTGCCGGCGGTGATGCTGGGAGTGTTTGCGGGGGTGAGTGTGAGTAGTGCGCTGGGTGCTGTGTTCGAGGGGAAGAGTGCGGCGTTTGGGCCGTCGAATCCGTTTTATGCGAAGAGTGCGCTGCCGTTTGAGGCTCCGCCGTTCGACCGGATCAAGGATGGCGACTATGAGCCGGCGATCGAAGCTGGCATGGCGGAGGAGCTGAAGGAGATCGACGCGATTGCGGATAACTCTGCTGCTCCTACGTTTGAGAATACGGTTGTTGCGATGGAGAAGACGGGCGCGCTGTTTCAACGGGCGATGGCTGCGTTCGATGGAGTGACGGGGGCGAATACGAATCCTGAGCTGGAGAGGGTGCAGAAGGAGCTGGCTCCGAAGCTGGCGGCGCACCGGGATGCGATTTATTTGAATACGAAGTTGTTTGGTCGCGTGGCGGCGGTGTATGAGGCGAGGGCTTCGCTGAAGCTGAGCCCGGAGGGGCTGCGGCTGGTGGAGGTGAGGTACAGGGACTTTGTGCATGCGGGCGCGAACCTGTCGGATGCGGAGAAGGAAAAGCTGAAGAAGCTCAATGAAGAGGAGTCGACGCTTTCGAATGGGTTCCGCAGCAAGGTGCTGGCGGCGACGAAAGATGCGGCGTATGCGACGACGGATAAGGCTGCGCTGGCGGGTTTGACGGCGGCGGATTTGAGCGGAGCGGAGGCGGCGGCGAAGGAGCGGAAGAAGGAGGGGTATGTGCTGCCGCTGCAGAACACGACGCAGCAGCCGGTGCTTTCTTCGCTGAGTGTAAGGGCGACGCGGCAGGCGGTGTTTGATGCCTCGTGGACGCGGACCGAGCGGGGGGATGCGAACGATACGCGAGCGACGATTGCACGGCTGGCGCAGCTGCGGGCGGAGAAGGGGAAACTGCTGGGGCATGACAGCTATGCGGGTTGGAAGCTCGAAGACCAGATGGCGAAGACGCCGGAGAGTGCGTTGAAGTTTATGGATGCGCTGGTGGCTCCTTCTGTGGCGAATGCTGCGGAGGAGGCGAAGGATATTCAGGGTGTGATCGATTCTCAAAAGGGTGGGTTTTCGGTTGAGCCCTGGGATTGGGAGTTTTATTCGGAGCAGGTGAGGAAGGCGAAGTTCGATATTGATGAGGCGCAGGTGCGGCCTTACTTCGAGCTGAACAATGTGCTTGAGAATGGCGTGTTCTATGCGGCGGGACAGCTGTATGGGCTGAGCTTCAAGGAGCGGAAGGATATTCCGGTTTGGAATGCGGATGTGCGGGTGTTCG
Encoded proteins:
- a CDS encoding M3 family metallopeptidase, whose product is MRRVSWVMSSVIVPAVMLGVFAGVSVSSALGAVFEGKSAAFGPSNPFYAKSALPFEAPPFDRIKDGDYEPAIEAGMAEELKEIDAIADNSAAPTFENTVVAMEKTGALFQRAMAAFDGVTGANTNPELERVQKELAPKLAAHRDAIYLNTKLFGRVAAVYEARASLKLSPEGLRLVEVRYRDFVHAGANLSDAEKEKLKKLNEEESTLSNGFRSKVLAATKDAAYATTDKAALAGLTAADLSGAEAAAKERKKEGYVLPLQNTTQQPVLSSLSVRATRQAVFDASWTRTERGDANDTRATIARLAQLRAEKGKLLGHDSYAGWKLEDQMAKTPESALKFMDALVAPSVANAAEEAKDIQGVIDSQKGGFSVEPWDWEFYSEQVRKAKFDIDEAQVRPYFELNNVLENGVFYAAGQLYGLSFKERKDIPVWNADVRVFEVFDADAKPLALFYCDYYKRDNKNGGAWMSNFVDQSKLMGRLPVVYNVANLPKPAAGEPALISFSDVVTMFHEFGHALHGMLADSEYPSLSGTSVARDFVEFPSQFNEHWATYPAVFAHYAKHYKTGAAMPEELAGKIKRAVDFNQGYLLTELVAAAELDMQWHSLPVGEGLQDPDEFERDALEKKGFTLGYVPPRYRSSYFSHIWGGGYAAGYYAYLWSEMLDDDAFQWFQDHGGLTRANGDRFRKMVLSRGNTEDLAKMYEAWLGSAPKVEPMLKYRGLEKPAAK